The following proteins are co-located in the Imtechella halotolerans genome:
- a CDS encoding TolC family protein, producing MKGIVLFLLGFGSCLAQEQSYTLDGFIAIAQEHSMSQKRTTLSLQEASLDVKAVKAALKPQLTLNAQLPNFYKSSSAITQPDGSISFLPLSQDDSDLQLQLSKQIGATNTLLFSEVNLKRYENFTADAVLYNSVPFRIGVQQGINTFNSIRWQRQLNDVDYQIALKNSLVNNEKVALDVVSGFFDVLLAQVSFEIAKTNRDSNKKIYTIAQERYELGVLSMADLYQLELQLNKSEEHLISAKRQLLSSDSRLRQIANFFPENDSLFKVEAPQNIKQFFINPLKAQEMAWQNRPEQLENEKSILEAEMVLDEERKIRGMQMQLFGSVGVIGSGLDINTAYENAKADILVQLGIKLPVFDGGQRRIAVEKRKAQLKFTEVHNEFQEQSFKQKVHQLAKQFNEIQNELELSQKSLELAQKRYEIANQRYILNGISVTDLTLAFAERDSSWRSHIYLLQSYWTLYYAIRELTLYDFETSNYLYQ from the coding sequence ATGAAAGGAATAGTCCTATTCTTACTTGGTTTTGGATCTTGTTTAGCCCAGGAGCAGTCATATACGCTTGATGGTTTTATAGCTATTGCCCAGGAGCATTCTATGAGTCAGAAACGCACAACGCTTTCTCTACAGGAGGCATCTCTAGATGTTAAGGCTGTAAAGGCAGCATTAAAACCTCAGTTGACGTTAAATGCTCAATTACCTAATTTTTACAAGAGTTCCTCAGCTATTACACAACCCGACGGAAGTATAAGTTTTCTGCCATTATCTCAAGATGACAGCGATCTTCAGTTGCAACTCTCTAAACAGATTGGAGCCACCAATACCCTCCTTTTTTCGGAGGTGAATTTAAAACGCTACGAAAACTTCACTGCCGATGCCGTACTGTATAATAGTGTACCTTTTAGAATTGGAGTGCAACAAGGGATTAACACTTTTAATAGCATTAGGTGGCAACGACAGCTTAACGATGTGGATTACCAGATTGCTCTTAAAAATTCGTTGGTAAATAATGAAAAGGTGGCTCTTGATGTGGTTTCTGGATTTTTTGATGTGCTATTGGCACAAGTAAGTTTTGAAATTGCCAAGACTAATAGGGACAGTAATAAAAAAATATATACCATTGCCCAGGAAAGATATGAACTTGGTGTGCTATCCATGGCCGATCTCTATCAATTAGAATTACAACTCAATAAATCTGAAGAACATCTTATAAGTGCTAAACGACAGTTGTTAAGTTCGGATAGTCGTCTTAGACAAATTGCCAATTTCTTTCCTGAAAACGACAGTTTATTTAAGGTGGAAGCACCACAGAACATTAAACAGTTTTTTATAAATCCACTAAAAGCTCAGGAGATGGCTTGGCAAAACCGACCGGAACAACTGGAAAACGAAAAATCCATTCTTGAAGCTGAAATGGTACTCGATGAAGAACGTAAAATCCGAGGAATGCAAATGCAACTATTTGGGAGTGTTGGCGTAATTGGTTCAGGACTGGATATTAATACTGCCTATGAAAATGCAAAAGCCGATATACTAGTACAACTGGGAATTAAGCTTCCTGTTTTTGATGGTGGTCAACGCAGAATTGCTGTTGAAAAGAGAAAAGCACAGTTAAAATTTACCGAAGTTCATAATGAGTTTCAGGAGCAAAGCTTTAAACAAAAGGTACATCAGCTAGCAAAGCAGTTTAACGAAATACAGAATGAGCTGGAATTGAGTCAGAAAAGTTTAGAACTAGCTCAAAAACGATACGAAATAGCAAACCAACGATATATTCTAAATGGAATTAGCGTCACTGATTTAACCCTTGCCTTTGCAGAGCGGGACTCCTCATGGAGAAGTCATATATACCTGCTTCAAAGTTATTGGACGCTTTACTACGCAATAAGAGAATTAACTTTATATGATTTTGAAACTTCTAATTATTTGTACCAATGA
- a CDS encoding ABC transporter ATP-binding protein, which translates to MIKIENLNKSYFTDTLETQALQNINLDIEKGEFISIMGPSGCGKSTLLNMIGLIDQPTDGQIFINEMQLVSLPEKKLAEFRNMHLGFIFQSFHLISDLSVIDNVELPLLYRKVSAKKRREMAEQALEKVGLIHRKNHYPNQLSGGQRQRVAIARAIIGQPSVLLADEPTGNLDSVLGTQVMDLLMELNNHSKVTIVMVTHDEAIAKRTNRIIRLFDGSIVN; encoded by the coding sequence ATGATAAAAATAGAAAACCTTAACAAATCCTATTTCACCGATACCCTGGAGACTCAGGCACTTCAAAATATCAATCTTGACATTGAAAAAGGAGAGTTTATATCAATTATGGGGCCTTCAGGCTGTGGTAAATCGACCTTACTGAACATGATTGGTTTAATAGATCAGCCTACCGATGGGCAGATCTTTATTAATGAAATGCAATTGGTGTCCCTTCCTGAAAAAAAACTGGCAGAGTTTAGAAACATGCATCTCGGATTTATATTCCAAAGCTTTCATTTGATTTCTGACCTGTCTGTGATTGACAATGTAGAATTGCCATTATTGTACCGAAAGGTAAGTGCTAAAAAGAGAAGAGAAATGGCAGAACAGGCTTTAGAGAAAGTAGGATTGATTCACCGTAAAAATCACTACCCAAATCAGTTGTCAGGAGGACAACGTCAAAGGGTGGCTATTGCCAGAGCAATTATTGGGCAGCCATCAGTTTTATTGGCCGATGAACCTACAGGAAACCTTGATAGTGTGCTAGGAACCCAGGTAATGGACTTATTAATGGAACTAAACAACCATTCTAAAGTTACCATCGTAATGGTTACTCACGATGAGGCTATTGCGAAACGTACCAATCGTATTATACGATTGTTTGATGGTAGTATCGTAAACTAA
- a CDS encoding ABC transporter permease: MFKNYLKIALNSLRKNTLYTGITLFGISFTLMVLIFAVAVLENELGSNKPMTQSDKLLFLPSMTAHGYEREIETKYDSTWVEGMLKIDTIITTKVNRANKTNESNAGLSYTVFNRKIKTMTTPKRASVYFPRVPINVYPANAKLELIANLVDAEFWNILDFKFLEGKSFSEITVANRVREVVIKQEAAQAYFGKQESYVGREFVWGTKGTFKVVGVIDKTASSNEAVIADLFFPITFANENELDYDYGHLGSCHVILLAANSGDLDKISAELDKVERTLQPVNNLDDFFFNEKSVKDMYAWSFIGTQRERFGNKLLMYIFIGLGFFMLIPLINLINLNSTRVLERSGEIGVRKAFGAQTKDVLVQFLFENLILTLIGGIIGIFLSQILLGVFNTNKWLGETNLSMNLKVALIGFTIMVIFSFLSGIIPAYRISRIAIANALKTSSL; encoded by the coding sequence ATGTTTAAAAATTATTTGAAAATTGCTTTAAACAGCTTGCGTAAGAATACGTTGTACACTGGGATTACTCTTTTTGGAATTAGTTTTACCCTGATGGTGCTCATTTTTGCTGTAGCAGTATTAGAGAATGAATTGGGAAGTAATAAACCCATGACCCAGTCAGATAAATTATTGTTTCTACCAAGTATGACTGCACATGGTTATGAACGTGAAATAGAGACTAAATACGACAGTACATGGGTTGAGGGAATGCTTAAAATCGACACCATCATTACAACCAAAGTAAATAGGGCTAATAAGACAAATGAATCAAACGCTGGATTATCATACACGGTTTTTAATAGAAAAATAAAAACGATGACTACACCAAAACGAGCATCAGTCTATTTTCCAAGAGTTCCTATTAATGTATATCCGGCCAATGCAAAACTTGAATTGATAGCCAATCTGGTAGATGCTGAATTCTGGAATATTCTCGATTTTAAATTCCTTGAAGGAAAGTCCTTTTCTGAAATAACTGTAGCTAACAGGGTCAGAGAAGTAGTTATAAAACAAGAGGCTGCACAAGCCTATTTTGGGAAGCAAGAAAGTTATGTAGGACGTGAATTTGTGTGGGGAACCAAAGGGACGTTTAAAGTTGTAGGGGTGATCGATAAAACTGCATCCTCTAATGAAGCAGTTATAGCTGATTTGTTTTTCCCCATAACCTTTGCAAATGAAAACGAGCTGGATTATGATTATGGCCATTTAGGCTCATGTCATGTCATATTATTAGCTGCTAATAGTGGTGATTTAGATAAGATTTCCGCTGAATTGGATAAAGTCGAAAGGACACTACAACCCGTAAATAATCTGGATGATTTTTTCTTTAATGAAAAGAGTGTAAAAGATATGTATGCGTGGAGTTTTATTGGAACTCAACGCGAACGTTTCGGGAACAAACTCTTGATGTATATCTTTATCGGCCTCGGTTTCTTTATGCTTATTCCCCTTATCAATCTAATTAATTTAAATAGTACACGGGTATTAGAGCGTTCAGGAGAAATAGGTGTTCGCAAGGCTTTTGGAGCACAAACCAAGGATGTACTTGTTCAATTTTTATTCGAAAACTTGATTTTAACACTTATAGGAGGGATCATTGGTATTTTTCTAAGTCAGATTTTATTAGGAGTGTTCAATACGAACAAGTGGTTGGGAGAAACCAATCTTTCTATGAATCTTAAGGTTGCATTGATCGGTTTTACAATTATGGTTATTTTCTCCTTTCTCTCTGGTATTATACCGGCGTACAGGATTTCTCGAATTGCCATTGCTAATGCTTTAAAAACTTCTTCATTATGA
- a CDS encoding ABC transporter permease, producing the protein MILHYLKLLWKRRNRHTLLFIEFVFTFFVLIAVLHYTLDKIKYMNEPLGFEVNDRYVVDVQFEKNFTEDSTAFFSQLNQLKRGLKSVSPIKAVSVSNGVYPYGNSEWRTGSDTDGFSYNTSYAINDEEALESYHLKLVKGRFYTKEDYVIRKMPLVVNQKFVDMYMKGKEPLGFEFSFNREDAIIVGVIEAFKYNGEFRKEEPFAFSPANYAWGNSSALIIAVQSDTPATIQKEIHTILKRELKHENFSITALGDRKKSFNNRYWVPLIGMLSVTLFLIINIAMGLFGTLRYAINKRRSEIGLRKVLGATSNNIRLQVVGEVVLLMMLAFMVALIPTVQIFEFGNLIEDYTTFITSIVLSLLLILILVLICSIIPSHRASKLMPAVALHEE; encoded by the coding sequence ATGATACTTCATTATCTAAAACTATTATGGAAACGTCGGAACAGACATACCCTTTTGTTTATTGAGTTTGTTTTCACCTTTTTTGTGTTGATCGCTGTACTTCACTATACGCTGGATAAGATAAAGTACATGAACGAACCTTTAGGTTTTGAGGTTAATGACCGTTACGTAGTCGATGTACAATTCGAAAAGAACTTTACAGAAGATTCAACTGCATTCTTCTCGCAACTGAATCAATTAAAAAGAGGATTGAAATCAGTATCGCCGATTAAGGCTGTCAGTGTTTCAAACGGAGTGTATCCATATGGAAATAGTGAATGGAGAACAGGTAGTGATACAGATGGTTTCTCCTACAATACCTCTTATGCTATAAATGATGAAGAAGCCTTGGAGTCTTATCATCTAAAATTGGTTAAAGGACGATTTTATACCAAGGAAGATTACGTTATAAGGAAAATGCCGTTGGTAGTAAACCAAAAATTTGTAGACATGTACATGAAAGGTAAAGAGCCTTTGGGCTTTGAGTTTTCTTTTAACCGAGAGGATGCTATAATAGTTGGAGTAATAGAAGCCTTTAAATATAATGGGGAGTTCCGTAAGGAGGAACCGTTCGCATTTTCACCGGCTAATTATGCCTGGGGGAATTCGAGTGCTTTAATAATAGCTGTTCAATCAGATACACCAGCTACCATTCAAAAAGAAATACATACAATTTTAAAAAGAGAATTGAAACACGAAAATTTTTCAATTACAGCCTTGGGCGATAGGAAAAAATCGTTTAACAATCGATATTGGGTGCCTCTTATAGGAATGTTGAGTGTTACTTTGTTTTTAATCATCAATATTGCCATGGGATTATTTGGTACTTTGCGATATGCCATAAATAAGAGACGATCGGAAATCGGGCTTAGAAAAGTGCTGGGCGCTACCTCTAATAACATTCGTCTTCAGGTGGTAGGGGAAGTGGTGTTATTAATGATGCTGGCCTTTATGGTTGCTTTAATTCCTACTGTGCAAATATTCGAATTCGGAAACCTTATTGAAGATTACACTACTTTTATAACATCTATAGTCTTAAGCTTGTTATTAATCCTTATTTTGGTGTTAATTTGTAGTATTATTCCGAGCCATAGAGCTTCTAAATTGATGCCAGCTGTGGCTTTACATGAAGAGTAA
- a CDS encoding sigma-54-dependent transcriptional regulator, with the protein MKSKYMQPNKILILDDDETVCQSLRYLFVKQGWEAQWLTNPLNAVAFIENNPIDLILLDLNFRVGTDGKEGLGILKEIKKHFKEIPVILFTAWGSMQLAIDGMKLGAVDFLTKPWNNEHLVATITTQLQLKSKSEQKDIVHSSLDAIIGASEVVQSVKDWIVKVAPTDATVLITGESGTGKELVAQAIHDLSHRKNHPFVKVNLGAIPEGLFESELFGHKKGAFTSAVSDREGRFKLAEKGTLFLDEIGDLALSSQVKLLRVLQEKTFEPLGGSKPVQTDVRVISATHKSLPDMVIHQTFREDLFYRVNLLHIHLPSLHERKEDIPLLVNYFVMQLNNNTKQQVRVEEHALEWLSKQLYPGNIRQLKNCVERTVLLSAKKSLGIKDFKPHLEAKLTGVAKFPKVGEVTLDEMEIQLIKNALEFYSGNITDAARALGITRSSLYRRIEKHKIQYES; encoded by the coding sequence ATGAAGAGTAAGTATATGCAACCAAACAAAATATTAATCCTGGATGATGATGAAACGGTTTGTCAGTCGTTGCGATACTTATTTGTAAAACAAGGATGGGAAGCCCAGTGGCTAACGAATCCTTTAAATGCGGTGGCTTTTATTGAAAACAACCCTATTGATTTAATTCTGTTAGATCTTAATTTTAGAGTAGGAACAGATGGAAAAGAAGGATTGGGTATTTTAAAAGAAATAAAAAAACACTTTAAAGAGATTCCTGTTATTCTTTTTACAGCTTGGGGAAGCATGCAACTGGCCATAGATGGAATGAAGCTTGGTGCGGTAGACTTTCTGACCAAACCGTGGAATAACGAACATTTGGTAGCTACCATTACAACACAGTTGCAATTAAAATCAAAAAGCGAACAGAAAGATATAGTTCATTCCAGCCTCGATGCAATTATCGGTGCATCTGAGGTAGTTCAATCTGTTAAAGATTGGATTGTAAAAGTAGCACCAACCGATGCAACGGTGCTTATAACGGGTGAGAGTGGTACTGGAAAAGAATTGGTAGCACAAGCCATTCACGATTTAAGTCATCGTAAAAACCATCCTTTTGTGAAGGTTAATTTAGGTGCAATCCCTGAAGGATTATTTGAAAGTGAACTCTTCGGTCATAAAAAAGGGGCTTTCACTTCAGCGGTTTCAGACAGGGAAGGACGTTTTAAACTTGCTGAGAAGGGGACCTTATTTCTGGATGAAATAGGAGATCTTGCCTTATCCTCCCAGGTAAAGTTATTGAGGGTACTTCAGGAAAAAACTTTTGAGCCATTGGGGGGAAGTAAGCCTGTTCAAACTGATGTAAGAGTAATATCAGCAACCCATAAGAGCCTTCCGGATATGGTTATTCACCAGACATTTAGAGAAGATTTGTTTTACCGGGTGAATCTATTGCATATTCATTTACCATCCTTGCATGAGCGAAAGGAAGATATTCCCTTGCTGGTAAATTATTTTGTAATGCAATTAAACAACAATACAAAACAACAGGTAAGGGTAGAAGAGCATGCATTAGAGTGGCTTAGTAAGCAACTATATCCAGGGAATATCAGGCAGCTAAAAAATTGTGTAGAAAGAACTGTATTGTTAAGCGCTAAGAAAAGTTTGGGGATAAAAGATTTTAAACCTCATTTGGAAGCCAAGCTGACAGGTGTAGCTAAATTTCCCAAGGTTGGTGAAGTTACCCTGGATGAAATGGAAATACAGCTTATAAAAAATGCTTTGGAGTTTTACTCAGGAAATATAACAGATGCCGCCCGAGCTTTGGGAATTACACGAAGTTCTTTGTACCGTCGTATCGAAAAACATAAAATACAGTATGAGTCTTAA
- a CDS encoding sensor histidine kinase, which produces MSLKWRYRIVHFIVFGLFTALAVYTFQENLKYLLLAEFVILILIVLSFNLFRALFLPIDQIKLGIDTIKDQDFTVKITETGLVEVDEMIKVYNALIENIRRERRFQKEQHFFLSQLIDNLPLAVFILDFDDKISEYNPSAAQLFQLNESSIGTAVFEVLPFLQSVSLEPTFSIKRYNNNYFRITINNFVHKGFNRKLIMLEEVSREVFAIEKKAYDKVIRMMAHEVKNSVGAVNSILDELRKEVSEEECNLLEISIRRNLALNQFINNFAKVVRIPEANLQRTELVAWAEEVLTLMKSKALEADVQLTFIKPIMPVYADIDTTLMEQVLINVLLNAIEASIGADKRVVELEISPNKIIVTDFGSGIPEKLQNELFTPFFTTKPQGQGVGLTMVRDILKKHNFTYTLKSNDGKTEFCINISSTSETTKSVSFLS; this is translated from the coding sequence ATGAGTCTTAAATGGCGGTATAGAATTGTTCACTTTATTGTATTTGGGTTGTTTACAGCCTTAGCTGTTTATACGTTTCAAGAAAATCTTAAGTATCTATTGCTGGCTGAATTTGTGATTTTGATACTTATAGTGTTATCGTTCAATTTATTTCGGGCTTTATTTCTTCCGATAGACCAGATTAAATTGGGGATTGATACAATAAAAGATCAAGATTTTACTGTAAAAATTACTGAAACAGGGCTGGTGGAAGTAGACGAAATGATAAAGGTATATAATGCCCTTATTGAGAATATTCGAAGGGAACGCCGTTTTCAAAAAGAACAGCACTTTTTTCTTTCACAGTTAATAGATAATCTACCTTTAGCGGTGTTTATTTTGGATTTTGACGATAAGATATCCGAATATAACCCTTCGGCAGCACAACTTTTTCAGTTAAATGAAAGTAGTATTGGGACAGCTGTCTTTGAGGTGCTCCCATTTCTACAATCGGTATCCTTAGAGCCCACATTTTCTATAAAAAGATATAATAATAATTATTTCAGAATAACAATAAACAATTTTGTGCATAAGGGCTTTAACAGGAAACTTATTATGCTAGAGGAAGTAAGTCGTGAAGTTTTTGCCATAGAGAAAAAGGCCTATGACAAGGTAATACGGATGATGGCACATGAAGTGAAGAACTCTGTTGGAGCGGTAAATTCTATTTTAGATGAATTAAGAAAGGAGGTCTCTGAAGAAGAATGTAATTTACTGGAGATAAGCATTCGTAGAAATCTAGCGCTTAATCAGTTTATCAATAATTTTGCCAAGGTAGTTAGGATTCCGGAGGCTAACTTACAACGAACAGAACTTGTTGCCTGGGCCGAAGAAGTTTTAACTCTCATGAAAAGCAAAGCTTTGGAGGCTGATGTACAACTGACTTTTATTAAACCTATAATGCCTGTTTATGCCGACATTGATACCACATTAATGGAGCAGGTATTGATTAATGTATTGCTCAATGCTATTGAAGCTTCGATTGGAGCCGATAAAAGGGTAGTGGAATTGGAGATATCTCCTAATAAAATTATTGTAACTGATTTTGGATCGGGTATTCCTGAAAAATTGCAAAACGAACTATTCACTCCTTTCTTTACTACCAAACCCCAGGGACAGGGGGTGGGACTAACCATGGTAAGAGATATTCTTAAAAAGCATAATTTTACCTATACCCTGAAGAGTAATGATGGCAAAACTGAATTTTGTATAAACATATCTTCTACTTCAGAAACTACCAAAAGTGTTTCTTTCTTGTCTTAA
- a CDS encoding helix-turn-helix transcriptional regulator, whose product MLQQYEKYRGIHPGIVLGRELKKRSIKQRPFALSLAEHPQTFNAITKGKRGISTALALKIERKLGLEEGTLVILQAYYDIQKIKEKEIKSTPDLHILSKALFWDTDIKYIDWERQYRAVIQRVFERGNENDKNEIIRFYGTEKVNQALQESNIRNPYTIYRFNKTTG is encoded by the coding sequence ATGTTACAGCAATATGAAAAATATAGGGGTATCCATCCGGGTATTGTACTTGGTAGAGAATTAAAAAAACGTTCTATCAAGCAACGACCTTTTGCTTTGTCTTTAGCGGAACATCCTCAAACCTTTAATGCTATTACCAAAGGTAAAAGAGGAATTAGCACTGCATTAGCATTGAAGATTGAGCGAAAACTTGGGTTGGAAGAAGGTACTTTGGTAATATTGCAAGCATATTATGACATCCAAAAAATCAAAGAAAAAGAAATCAAAAGTACTCCTGATCTGCATATCTTAAGTAAAGCTTTGTTTTGGGATACAGATATTAAATACATAGATTGGGAACGACAATACAGGGCTGTTATTCAACGTGTTTTTGAGCGAGGAAATGAGAATGATAAAAATGAGATTATTCGCTTTTACGGTACTGAAAAAGTAAACCAAGCTTTGCAGGAGTCCAATATCAGAAATCCATATACTATATACAGATTCAATAAAACTACAGGCTAA
- a CDS encoding nucleotidyl transferase AbiEii/AbiGii toxin family protein translates to MESSVFESFRLVGGTALSLQLGHRFSVDIDLFSDAP, encoded by the coding sequence ATGGAGTCCTCTGTATTTGAGTCTTTTCGTTTGGTGGGCGGTACAGCATTAAGTCTTCAATTAGGACATCGGTTTTCTGTAGATATAGATTTGTTTAGTGATGCCCCGTAA
- a CDS encoding nucleotidyl transferase AbiEii/AbiGii toxin family protein, with amino-acid sequence MGKSHSVGTDKNNVIKLDVFYTDTFIQAPLIADEIRMATTEEIIAMKIDVVQRIGRKKDFWDLHELLYQYNISTMLFLHQRRYPYTHDQELILNNLINFLFADDDFDPICLRGKYWEFINEDFVDAVKVHKP; translated from the coding sequence ATGGGTAAATCTCACAGTGTGGGTACAGATAAGAATAATGTGATAAAATTAGATGTGTTTTATACGGATACATTTATACAGGCTCCTTTGATTGCGGATGAAATCAGAATGGCTACTACCGAAGAAATCATCGCTATGAAAATTGATGTGGTCCAACGTATAGGTCGCAAGAAAGATTTCTGGGATTTGCATGAACTACTATACCAATACAATATTTCTACCATGCTTTTTCTCCATCAACGACGTTATCCTTATACACACGATCAAGAACTAATACTGAACAACCTCATCAATTTTCTGTTTGCGGATGATGATTTTGATCCAATATGTTTAAGAGGTAAATATTGGGAATTTATCAACGAGGATTTTGTTGATGCAGTAAAAGTACATAAGCCCTAG